The Pseudanabaena sp. BC1403 genome includes the window ATCTCTTGCTAAGTTCTGCTCCCAATCGGCTATCACCCAAGACTCTAATTCTGGTTTGGCGAATCCGATAATATGATTGACTGGCGGAATGTTGGGGTTGTTTTTCCATACCCGATCTAGGATATCTACAAATTCTTGAGATTTTTGTTGACAGAAATCGTTTGGATCGTTAATGCCTTGGGGTGGATAGTCGAGATCGTCAAAAATCAAAATGAGATCGCACATGGGATCGTTTAATCTAAATTTATGATTTAATCTCTCTTCAATTTCTTTGAGCAATGATTTACCCGTCAAGCCTTGCGATGCTCGATCTGTCTTGGGTTTTGCCCCTAATTTGTTAGGTTTTATTCCTTCCTTATTACTAACTGGTGTCACTCTTTGGAAGTCACAATTTGGAAATTCTCTGCGTAAGTAGGGAAGTAGTCCAGATATTTCTGATTGTCCACCTCCTGCAAATACCCATACGATCACAGCGCCCAGCCTCCAATTTCAGGTTCACCTACTCGATACAGATCTCCAAGCTCCCATCCTTCATCTAGACGATCTTGGAGGCGTTCTCTGGATAGGGTTTTGACATGGAATAAGGTTTGCTCTGGGTTGGAGGCTTCAAAGACATGGACATTCTCTAGTCTGTCTGTAAATTTATCCAATAGGTCGGGGCTATGGGTGGTAATGATCACCTGTGTTCTAGCGGCGGCGTTTTTTATCCATTCGGCAAGGTAGCTCAACCATTGAACATGCAAGCCGACTTCTGGCTCGTCAATGACGATGAGGGAGGGTAAGTTAGGGGAGTTGAGAATGATTGCCCAGCACAACATTCTAACTGTGCCATCGGACATTTCATCAAGGTATAGAGGACGTTTGGTATTTTGTAAATGCCATTCAATGCTAATTCTGGTTCTGCCTGTTCTGATGGGGCGAATTCGTTTTGTTTGTGGCACGATGTCGCGCATGATGACGTTGAGTTGGTCTTCAAAGTCGATGCTTTCTTGGATGAGGTTGTCTAGGACTAGGGCTAGGTTTTCACAGTCAGGATTGAGATATTTCTCTGGAGATCCGATTTCTGGTTCTGCATTACGAATCCTTTTTAGATTCATATTATTAGCACTATAAAATCGCCAATCAGAGACAAGATTAATGATTTGGCGACGAATAGTAAATAGAGTTTCTGTTTTTGGTAGATCTTTTATACCCTCTAGTAATTTTGGCATAATAGTTAAACCAATTTCATTAGATGGAATTTCGTTTACTTTAGTACATCTTAAATGTAAACCATCTTCAGTATCAAAAATAGCTCCATATTCGTTTGATTTGTATGGAAATTGGTAATAGTATAAAGGTTTGACATCTTTTTTGGGCTTATATACAGACAATGATTCTGTATGAATTTGTGGAAATCTTTTGGAAGAGCATAGAATTGACAAATAGAAGTTTACTTCGATATTAATAAAATCATCAATGGCAAATGTAAATATTAAATCTACTTTCTCTGGTGGAGAGTCTGCTGCATTTAGCATTCTAGAGTCGCCCAACTCTGATATAGCTTTTATTAAATTTGTAATGCCATTTTTGTCCGATAAAGGTTCATCTAAAATACCATCTTTTAAGAATTTTAATAAAGCAATAAAATTACTTTTGCCAGAGCCATTTGAACCTACAAATACGCTCAAACTATTACTTAACTTACATCCATTTTCAATGTCTAGATTTTTGTATCTATGAGTAGATAATTCACTAATATATTTAATCTTCATGATTATTTTAATTTTAATTAATTTTTAAATATTTACATCAATAATATAAGTTCTATATATTTATATATTTTAACCATAGAATCACTTCATTTAGACTGTCTTGGTATGTTTGAATAATTAGCTGCAAAATATACCTGCTAAAATTATTACTAATTGATTTTGATGAATCTAAAATTATCTGATTCAAAAAATATAGCCACTTAATTTTATTTTCTATGTCTAACTTAATGATTATTTTGTCTAGACAATTTCTGTTAAGTCTTATTACAATATTACTGCTAAGTGGAAGACTATCTTTTATAGATTCTGCTTTTTTATCAATAGTATTTCGCAAATGTTTTAACCATTCAGTTTCATCTAATAACTGATCATTGATATTGCTGTATCGTATTTCTAGCGTCTGGAAAATATATTGTTTTTCTTCGCTATCCATAGACATTAAATTATCAACAAAATCATTTACATTTATATGGTTAAGAATAGGAAATTTATAATAAACGGATTCTAGTATTTCGCTAAACTGAATTATTTTAGATAAGCCATTTGAATCACTGCTCATTACTTTGAGTAAGTCTCTTGCATCATTAGGTAGATTATTGTCTCTTAAAGATTCTCGTAATCTATAAATATAGGAGTCTAATTCCTTGAATTCTCTAAATTCGTTGAATCCATAGAATGGAATATCTCCATATTTATTACCATAGATATCATCATTTGCTGAGTAAGGTAGAGGTTTGATTTTATTACATTTGTTTAAATGATCAACATAAGCTTTTGCTTCTGACAAGATATCTACTTTGTTTTTATAATAAAGTTTCTTGTCTGAGAGTGTTAAGAAAATCCCAAATACATGTTTAACTTCTCTTAAATCTAAAAACTTTTTGTCTCTATAATCTAATTCGACTTTTTTAAGTAAATCCTCAAAATCATGATCAGTAAGTCTATAAAATTTATACAATTTACGCCAATCAGAAGTAGTCTGATTCTCTGGAAAATACTTTTCTAATGTTAGAGTATTTAATTCTTCTGATTTAATTTCACCTTTATCAAAAAATATTTCCCACCATTTAGGACTTGGGAATGCTCTATGTAATTCAAGTTTTAAATACAAATCTATTCTTTCTAGTGTTTTCTCACCATTACTATTCTTATCTAGCTTATAAGAAGTCATTAAGTATTGTGGTGCTTTGACTGGAATAGATTTTGCAAGTTGACTTATACATTCATCTGCCAGCTTAACGATATCGTTAGAATGTATTTTGCTCTGATTAATTTCAATAGATAAAAGTGTAAGATACTTCAATATATCCTTCAAAACTTTAGGCTCATTTTTCGCTTTTTCTGGTAGCTCTTTGAAAATCCTCTTAAAGTCTAAAATTATTTGCCTTAAGATTCTTAGATTTTTGCATTCTGTCAGATTATATATATTCTTTAGGAAATCGATATTTTGCGATAAAAATTCCTTGATGTCTGTATTTTCCTTAACTAATAATTCATTTAATGTACTTTCAAAATCAAAAACAACTTCAAAAGTCTTGCATATTAATTTTTCTTTCATGTCTCCATAGTCAGGAGTTCTTTCTTTTAATTTAACTTCATTAGCGATTAGAATTACTTTTAAGTTTTGATGTTCTATGAATTGATTGATATAACCTAGTAAATTAGATATATTTATAGTGCAGCGTTCTAAATCATCAAAGATCAAAACTTTTCTGTTAACTCCTTTATTATTTGAGCATTTTGTGTTTCTAGGAATATCTAAGGCTTTAATATTCAATGATGCATTTAAATCTATCTTAATAGAAGCATTTATAAACCCTTTGATGATATTACCTGCTATCTTAATTTGCTCAGAACCCCATAAAGGATGTAATTCTTGAAATATTGCTTCGTCTATGGCTGAAAGAGTAT containing:
- a CDS encoding DUF4276 family protein, whose product is MIVWVFAGGGQSEISGLLPYLRREFPNCDFQRVTPVSNKEGIKPNKLGAKPKTDRASQGLTGKSLLKEIEERLNHKFRLNDPMCDLILIFDDLDYPPQGINDPNDFCQQKSQEFVDILDRVWKNNPNIPPVNHIIGFAKPELESWVIADWEQNLARDPEFRDKCKAMQHWLVTDRQLSFSNPENFGLDPAFPQSYHQKLSNAIIQASEQKEGMRYSKQLHTARFIRRLDSAIAQQKCPEFRKFFTNLSRLTSPSKS
- a CDS encoding AAA family ATPase → MKIKYISELSTHRYKNLDIENGCKLSNSLSVFVGSNGSGKSNFIALLKFLKDGILDEPLSDKNGITNLIKAISELGDSRMLNAADSPPEKVDLIFTFAIDDFINIEVNFYLSILCSSKRFPQIHTESLSVYKPKKDVKPLYYYQFPYKSNEYGAIFDTEDGLHLRCTKVNEIPSNEIGLTIMPKLLEGIKDLPKTETLFTIRRQIINLVSDWRFYSANNMNLKRIRNAEPEIGSPEKYLNPDCENLALVLDNLIQESIDFEDQLNVIMRDIVPQTKRIRPIRTGRTRISIEWHLQNTKRPLYLDEMSDGTVRMLCWAIILNSPNLPSLIVIDEPEVGLHVQWLSYLAEWIKNAAARTQVIITTHSPDLLDKFTDRLENVHVFEASNPEQTLFHVKTLSRERLQDRLDEGWELGDLYRVGEPEIGGWAL
- a CDS encoding P-loop NTPase fold protein, translated to MNQENESANSHIEEYLDYYCGLTESPKFAVLLKGQWGAGKTCFIKQYCEKNTKKKISIFKDHVNAELLSEVWQNINIVAKLWRKLRKKEQVSSKKFLYVSLYGLDTLSAIDEAIFQELHPLWGSEQIKIAGNIIKGFINASIKIDLNASLNIKALDIPRNTKCSNNKGVNRKVLIFDDLERCTINISNLLGYINQFIEHQNLKVILIANEVKLKERTPDYGDMKEKLICKTFEVVFDFESTLNELLVKENTDIKEFLSQNIDFLKNIYNLTECKNLRILRQIILDFKRIFKELPEKAKNEPKVLKDILKYLTLLSIEINQSKIHSNDIVKLADECISQLAKSIPVKAPQYLMTSYKLDKNSNGEKTLERIDLYLKLELHRAFPSPKWWEIFFDKGEIKSEELNTLTLEKYFPENQTTSDWRKLYKFYRLTDHDFEDLLKKVELDYRDKKFLDLREVKHVFGIFLTLSDKKLYYKNKVDILSEAKAYVDHLNKCNKIKPLPYSANDDIYGNKYGDIPFYGFNEFREFKELDSYIYRLRESLRDNNLPNDARDLLKVMSSDSNGLSKIIQFSEILESVYYKFPILNHINVNDFVDNLMSMDSEEKQYIFQTLEIRYSNINDQLLDETEWLKHLRNTIDKKAESIKDSLPLSSNIVIRLNRNCLDKIIIKLDIENKIKWLYFLNQIILDSSKSISNNFSRYILQLIIQTYQDSLNEVILWLKYINI